In Hahella sp. HNIBRBA332, the genomic window GAGCGGGTAGCCAAAAAATATAGGCCATAAGTCATAAAGTTGTACCCGCGTACTACGTAATATATGTCTCGATTTGCTATTATAAGGACTTCTTAGATGATTTCGATTCTAAATCATCGGGAGCAGAGCGTTCGGAGAAGCCTTTTTAATTTTGTCGGTCGCTTTTTAGTCTAGCTGGTTTTCTAAAGATTTCCGCCCGGGTCTATATGCTGACCGAACCGGCGCTCTGATGTTTAGGCTTGGTAGAGGGGGCTTTCGGTATCATCCATGCCGTATTCGGAATGATATGAAACGCACTCGTAAGTCTCTCTATCTCAGCCATTGGGGTGTTTTTGTTCCAAAATAATTATTTGTAGAGTTAATAAATGAAAGATAATAATTCAGTAAAAATGATGATTGCAGTGATTGCCGGTCTTATTCTTCCTATCGTGCTTGGCGTTGCGCTGAGTCTTTTCGGTATGCAGCCCACTTTTTCCTTCATGGCGGACGGCAGTGGATTAACGAGTCTCTTAACTTCTGGTGCAGGCATTGGCGTTTATTTGATCACCGCTGTGCTATTCATCCTGGCTGGCTTTTTGCCCGCGATATTGTCTGGAAGCTCGGAAGAGTCTTATGAGGAAGATAACGCCAATGACGAGCGCGAGTCAGGCATAGTTAAGTGGTTTAATCCGAATAAGGGATTTGGTTTTATTACTCGCGAAGGCGGCGATGACATATTTGTTCACTTCCGCTCTATTCGGGGCAGAGGTCATCGTTCTTTGCGTCAAGGACAGAAAGTGAGATTCCGGACAGTGGAAGGGGATAAAGGTCTTCAGGCGGAGGATGTCTCTCCCGTTCGCTGATAGGCGCTTTACAGGCCGGCTTTAAAAGGGCGGTTTTACCGCCCTTTAATCTTTCCAGTTACACTGTTGCTCGCCGTGCTGATTGATTTTCCACCATAGATCCGGCGCATCTTCTTCCTCTTCTTCAATCCAGCCGCTTGCAGAACAGCGCACCTCTTTATTGAGGGCGGAGAATGCGCTGCGAGCACAGTCCAGATCAGTTTCCCAGGGCGTAGCGGAGGAGTCGAACCAAACGCTTGTGAAGCGCTTGCCGGAAGCCTTTTCAACAATGATGACGGGAATGTCGGCGCCGTTGTAGCTGGTGCGGATCTTGTGTGTGTTTCCCTCCACCAAGGGCGCTCCCTCAATCGTCAGATGTTTTTTCAACCATTCGCATATATCTGGAATATTGGTGTCCAGAATATAGATTTCGATATCGGGATAGCGGGGGGGATTTTGCATATATCAGGACTCTTTCCGGTTGCCACTGTCGTTGGCGAAATTGGATAAACGTATAATAAGTAAGCGGATATAGCCATACGCCGCCATTACTAGGCCGATAATAAGGAGCGCAAGCACGATCAGGTTGAGCAGGTCCTGAGCCAATGTGGCGGAGTGCGTCGCTTCGGAGATCACCAGCGTCGCCATGGCGCATATTGCTGTGACGCCTCCGCACAGAAAACACTGAAAAGCGCGCGCCTGATCGTAATCCCGCTTTCGCAATAGCTGCATCAGTCGCTTCATGATGCTGGGATGGGTTGATGGCATAGGCTCCGCTCCTGCCTGCTAATTATCGAGTCTAGTCAGGCTCGACTACCAGTAATTCTTCCAGAATATGTTCATAAATACTGCTGAGTTGGTCAATCTCGCTGACCAGGACCTGTTCATTAATTCTGTGTATGGTGGCATTGCAAGGCCCTAGTTCCACTACCTGCGCGCCGGTTGGTGCGATAAACCGTCCATCCGATGTTCCGCCGCTGGTGGAAAGTGTCGTATCAGAGCCGCGAACATGTTTGATCGCTTTTTGGGTGGCTTCTATCAGTGGCCCTTTACTGGTCAGGAAGGGCTCGCCATATAAGCGCCATTCTATGTCGTAGTCCAGACCATGCTTTTGAAGAATCGCTTCACTTCTTTGCTTGATAACGTCCGCGTTTAGCTCGGTCGAAAAGCGCAGGTTAAACATGACATTGAGTTCGCCTGGAATCACATTGGTGGCGCCGGTTCCGCCGTTAATGTTGGAAATCTGCAGGCTGGTGGCGGGAAAGAAGTCATTGCCCTCGTCCCACTTTTCATTCGCTAATTCCGCCAATGCTGGCGCAGCTTTATGGATCGGATTGTCGGCCAGGTGAGGGTAAGCGACATGTCCTTGGATGCCTTTGACTATCAGTGTTGCGCCAATGGAGCCGCGACGGCCGTTTTTGATGACGTCGCCAACAGTATGAGTGCTAGAAGGTTCTCCGACGATGCACCAATCGATGACTTCGCCCTTGTCGACCAGGTATTCCACGACTTTAACCGTGCCGTTTACTGCGTGGCCCTCTTCGTCGCTGGTGATCAGCCAGCCAATGGAGCCTCGATGGTTAGGGTGTTTTTCAACGAAACGTTCACAGGCTGTCATGAAGGCCGCCAGGCTTCCCTTCATATCTGCGGCGCCTCTTCCGTGCAGAACGCCATCTTTCACCTCTGCGGCGAAGGGGGGGTATTCCCACTTCTCTTCTGGTCCTGTAGGGACAACATCGGTGTGGCCGGCGAAAACGACCAGTGGGGCTTGGGTGCCGCGCTTAGCCCAAAAGTTTTGAACTTCTCCGAAAGGAAGGTCCGTTATTTCAAATCCGATGGTTTGCAACCTCTGACTTAATAGTTCCTGGCAGCCTGCGTCATGAGGGGTGACGGAAGGGCGCTTGATAAGGTCCACAGCCAGTTCCAGGGTAGGGGAAAGGGAATCGGTCATGATGCGCTCAACGAGTAATGGGTTGCGATTGGAAATAAGGCGGACGACTGGGGGTCTGTCCGCCTTGCTGCATTTTATATCATTCAAGGGACAGGTAGTCCCATACCGCATTGATATCAGTTATTTGCGTGCAATGCTTCGTTCAACTGAATCGCCGTTTTGTTGGTGACGACTTCAATTCTGCCTGTTTCAGAGTTGCGGCGGAACAATAGGTCGTTCTGGCCGGCCAGTTCGCGGGCTTTGACGATTTTTGCAACGTCGCCTTTGTCGTCCATTACCGCCACTTTAGAGCCTGCGGTGATGTACAGGCCGGCCTCCACTTTGCAGCGGTCGCCCAGAGGGATGCCTATTCCAGCATTGGCCCCGATCAGTGAGTTCTTGCCGACGGAGATAATAATGGCTCCGCCGCCGGACAGGGTGCCCATGGTGGAGCAACCACCGCCAAGATCGGAGCCTTCTCCGATCATTACGCCTGCGGAAATGCGGCCTTCGATCATGGATGCGCCTTCGGTGCCTGCGTTAAAGTTGACGAAACCTTCATGCATGATGGTGGTGCCTTCGCCAATATAAGCGCCGAGCCTGACCCGGGCGGTATCTGCGATGCGTACGCCTTTGGGAACTACGTAGTCAGTCATCTGCGGGAACTTGTCCACGGAAAAGACGCGCAGGGTTTCGCCATTAGCGCGAGCGCTCAGTTGACGTGACGAAAGTTCATCGATGTCGATAGCGCCTTGTGATGTCCAGGCGACATTGGGAAGTAGTGCGAAAATGCCTTCCAGATTGATGCCGTGAGGTTTGACAAAGCGATGGGATATCAGCTGTAGCTTTAAATACACTTCGGGTGTGGAAGAGGCTTTACCGTCTGCTTCAATAATGACGGCCACCGTTGGGCGTTTTGAGTCACGTAATGCCTTGGCTGTTTGTGCTTGTACGGACAGGCTCGCTTTGTCGAATGCGATGGCCAGACTCTCCAGCTTTTGAGCGTCAAGCTCCAGTGTCTGATTGCCGCCGGTGTAGCCCAATGAATCCTTCAGCAGTTCTTTCACCTCTGCTGTGGGGTTCCACAAAGGGGCGGCGAAATAGGTTTCAAGCCAGTCTCCTTTGCTGTTCTTGGCGCCTACGCCAATGCCAAATGCCAACATGATAGTACCTTCTTTGCTTAGTGTTTAATGTCTTGGAATGTCTGTTGCTCCGGTGTCGGGAGACCGCGACTCGTTCAGGTGTATTTTTCTAACTGGGACGGCGTAAAGCCTGTAATGATTTCTCCTGATGGCGTCTCAATCACCGGGCGCTTGATAACGGAGCTGTGCTCCGACAGTAATTCTTTCGTCTTGGCTCCTGACTCTATAT contains:
- the dapE gene encoding succinyl-diaminopimelate desuccinylase, whose amino-acid sequence is MTDSLSPTLELAVDLIKRPSVTPHDAGCQELLSQRLQTIGFEITDLPFGEVQNFWAKRGTQAPLVVFAGHTDVVPTGPEEKWEYPPFAAEVKDGVLHGRGAADMKGSLAAFMTACERFVEKHPNHRGSIGWLITSDEEGHAVNGTVKVVEYLVDKGEVIDWCIVGEPSSTHTVGDVIKNGRRGSIGATLIVKGIQGHVAYPHLADNPIHKAAPALAELANEKWDEGNDFFPATSLQISNINGGTGATNVIPGELNVMFNLRFSTELNADVIKQRSEAILQKHGLDYDIEWRLYGEPFLTSKGPLIEATQKAIKHVRGSDTTLSTSGGTSDGRFIAPTGAQVVELGPCNATIHRINEQVLVSEIDQLSSIYEHILEELLVVEPD
- a CDS encoding cold-shock protein encodes the protein MKDNNSVKMMIAVIAGLILPIVLGVALSLFGMQPTFSFMADGSGLTSLLTSGAGIGVYLITAVLFILAGFLPAILSGSSEESYEEDNANDERESGIVKWFNPNKGFGFITREGGDDIFVHFRSIRGRGHRSLRQGQKVRFRTVEGDKGLQAEDVSPVR
- the dapD gene encoding 2,3,4,5-tetrahydropyridine-2,6-dicarboxylate N-succinyltransferase, whose protein sequence is MLAFGIGVGAKNSKGDWLETYFAAPLWNPTAEVKELLKDSLGYTGGNQTLELDAQKLESLAIAFDKASLSVQAQTAKALRDSKRPTVAVIIEADGKASSTPEVYLKLQLISHRFVKPHGINLEGIFALLPNVAWTSQGAIDIDELSSRQLSARANGETLRVFSVDKFPQMTDYVVPKGVRIADTARVRLGAYIGEGTTIMHEGFVNFNAGTEGASMIEGRISAGVMIGEGSDLGGGCSTMGTLSGGGAIIISVGKNSLIGANAGIGIPLGDRCKVEAGLYITAGSKVAVMDDKGDVAKIVKARELAGQNDLLFRRNSETGRIEVVTNKTAIQLNEALHANN